GTattctttcttaaattttttatttaaacattcgTGTTCACATAATGGGCTTGgcatatatttttccataGATTTTGCATGTGGCATTTTCCACAAGCATTTAGTATCAGTACAAGATACTAAATCCAAATCATTAACATccattctgaaaaaaaaattatctttggtATGggcaaaaataattgcaaagaaTTGGTTAAATAATGTCAATACTGTCATGCTACTTCAATTTTAAAACAGATActgtaaacaaaaatattctttacatctaatatcttttacatataacttaaaataatttaatatttttttaaatttacaataaagaagcataatttatatcataaattaattaataaggcTATCGAGAAGAAAGcagtaataataaactaaCCTATTCAGGTATAGGAAAACAGCCACACTATGTTTGCATTTCCTACTTAATCCGGCTTTGCAGGAACATTTTATGTCTAAGATCTTCCCAACGGAAGAAATTGATCCAGTAATCTCGTGAGGATTACTTTTTAAACTCGAAGTTTGCAAGCAAAATGCAATGAaacgtgtgcaatcgacatcAACACTAATTGTTTTACcacaaaatattacatgatTTGCATTCAATACCTTTTCACCTTCAACAAAATTGCGGCATGAAGGCGTCGAATTGGTGAAACTGCATATCTCACTAATGGGCAGtctcattttaattactttaatcttataaatgcACACATACGTCGTATTGTACAGTGACAAGTGACCTACTCTCTCCGGCCATCTTGCCTTCGTGACGTCACGACCGCCAATCCCAATAGGAAAAACATTGCATGCTTACATGgttctagtggactcgaacctggttccttagattacgagtctggcgctctaccactagaccacactgccgcccgtATCTGTactattcaattttttattaattattactaataataatttgaatttataataatcgattcttattattctacgtataagGGACTGCGCATAataaaaggaataaggaacaGAAAACGGGGAATAGGGAACagttcattattaatatatgaagtttattataatatgtaatttattaacacaGAATATTCGAACAGAGGAATAGTGCTAAGAaacattaatgaaattttattctatattttgtaTGCCATGCACACAATGCATATATTAAGCTGTTTCCCTATTTCCTGTTCTCTGTTCCCTATTCCTTTCATTGTGTGCAGCCCTTAAAAGTATCAAGTTAAAGTAATCGAAAAGTGAATCctttatgagatattttttattttataataaaaaatatgtcaatttaaaatatctcagaaaattcttaacgaaagagagctttattatagCGTTTTGAAAACGTTTCGACATCAGCtataagctacaagaatatgtgATAAAGAATAGGGGGTTCTATATGAAAATTCGACCTTGAAATAGTGCTTTAACCTTGTTTGAACAAAAACTTTCCTTCTTAAACTtacaacttttaaaatttgaacgaattaattaaaataaattaccttGTTTATTGTTACACATATAACAATACAGCTGTTTCTTACATGATAATATTGAGGCAAACTATCAAAAACGCATACATTTTCTTTGCTGAAAAAGTGtaataagatttaatattaaattctataacattacaaaacataaataatttcggtaattatgcataaaaacgACGTCCTCTCCGATgatcttgaccttgacatatgttgtgaAGGTCACCCTactgagtgaccttcaaaaggttttagccgtcggtcattgtttattaaaaagttataaacaaaaaaagtttgaaaaatatagcagctattttgagttttggaaggcataaacgactaatataaacgtcttttttttaaagcagagaatactttattttgcgagaaagtcgctgctttaccaaaacacagcatttaaagcagtaaattgttgaaaaattgaagtctttttgttaatgcAGTGAATActtacataggttagatgacgcgctttactaatatttaactgtttaaagcgcgtaaTCTAACCTAggtagattagtgacgcgctttaaacagttaaatattagtaaagcgcgtcatctaacctatgtaagTATTCACTGCATTACCAAAAAGACTTCaaattatcaacaatttactgctttaaatgttgtattttggtaaagcagcgactttctggcaaaataaagtattctctgctttaaaaaaaagacgtttatattagtcgtttatgccttccaaaactcaaaatagctgctatatttttcaaattttttttgtttataacttttaaataaacaatgaccgacggctaaaaccttttgaaAATTACTTAGTAGGGTAACCTtcacaacatatgtcaagttcaaggtcatcggagagGACGTCgcttttatgcataattacccaATGTTATTGTTATGTTTGGGATCGGTAATAAAGTAACTGATTCGTGAACgataattgcaatatatattgacCAAAATTTTAAACGTGTGTCACGCTCGACTTCCGTGAGCAATCTGACTCTCGGAGCACCCGCTCCCGTGCCGACGTGTCGTACAGTAGCGTATTCGCTCGTTAGGAGCCCGGATATATTACAACTCCTCCctctttattttgaaatacatttgTTTTTGAAACGCTCCGATTGTCGCAATGCAACGTCAGGCTTGCTCGCTGGTACCGCTGTACCTTTATCGCTATCATCAGTTGCCGCTCGGAATCGAAAAATCTGATCGACATGTCGTTTCCATATTTTATCAGGTGCGATTTCTACTTTGAATGTTACCGgtgataatttttctattatcgTGCCCTTTACACGTTTGTTGCTTCTAACACTAAAGTCGTCAACCATTACCGTGTCACCTGTATGGAATTCAACATTTCGATTGCCGTGTTTATTTTCCACTTGCGCTAATTGTCGTTTCCCTACGTGATCTGTAACACttggtttaattaaatcaaaacgCGTTCTTATCTCGCGCTTATACATCATGAACGCTGGTGATCTACCAGTTGTGCAATGTTTAATGGAtctataatcaaataaaaaaaggaccCAAAAAGATTAACAGCATAATCAAGAGATTTCTTgctttgcataattttatcgactttatttttaaaggttCCCACAAAGTTCTCAGCTGCACCATTTGTTGCTGGATGATGCGGTGCTGTGAAGCTTTGTTTGATCCCGTTGCTTGTACAGAAATCTCTAAATTCTTTGCTTGTAAATTGCGTACCATTGTCGGTGACTAAATGCTTTGATAATCCGAATCtgactaaaacttttttaaactcTTCAATGACTCTCGATACCGTTGTGCATTTATTCATGTCGACAACTTCCGCCCACTTTGAATAAGTAtctataattatcataaatgtATGTCCGTGGAATGGACCCAAAAAATCAATATGTATTCTACTCCAACAATGATCTGGGTACGGCCATGGGTTTAGTGGAACATTACTTGGTTTCTTTCGCTCTTGTACACACACTTTACATTCTGCCGCAACATTTTCAATGTCTTTGTTTATATTTGGCCACCACACGTAACTTCTTGccaacattttcatttttaccaCCCCAAAATGTGAGGCGTGTAATTCACTTAATACGCTGTTTTTCACTGACTCTGGAACCACTATGCGATATCCCCACaataaacattctttttcGACACACAATTCTTCTCGTTTTCGTAtagaattttttcttgtacTCATTCATCTCGCTTACCATTGGCCATGTACCATTTATATATCGAATTATACTACTCAATCGCTTATCCTTTTTTGTCTCTTTCGCAATTTCTATCGCAGTTATCGCGTTTAACGATTTCGCTACGTAGTTTATCGCTGTGAATTCGTTGTCAAATATCGGAGTGCTGTCATTGATTGGAAGTCTCGAGAGTGCATCACAGTTACTATTTTCCTGTGATTTTATATACTCTATCTCATATGTAAatctaaataagaaatatgcCCACCTTTGTAATCGGCCGGCTACCGTTAATGGAATTTCTTGTTTCGGACCGAAGATATAAACTAAAGGTTTATGATCTGTTCTTAACGTGATTTCTTTTCCGTAgacataattgtaaaatttcttgaaaccaaACACAATCGCACTTGCTTCCTTATCAATGATTGCACGACTTAACTCGTTTTTCGGTATAACTTTTGATGCAAACGCTATTGGCTTCTCTGTCCCGTCTTTGTACCGATGCGAAAGTATCGCGCCTAATCCGTATGTCGAAGCATCGCATGATAAAATTAAGTCTTTGTTCGGATCATAATGTGCTAATACCCGCGGTGaaatcaattcttttttgACCCAGTCAAACGCTTTCTGACAATCTGCCGTCTATTTGAAAGTTTCAAGCTTTGCACAATCATAAAgtggttttaatttttcagctCTATTCGGTAAGAACCTCGCGTAATATGTAATTAGACCAATAAAAGATTCTAGTTGCTTTTTTTCTTCAGGAATTGGGGCGTGTGTCATTGCTTTTACTTTTGTTTGTGATTTATGTAGCCCGTTTTTATCAATAACAAAACCCAATATATCTAATTTCTCCTTGAAAAACTCACacttgtttatatttacatgaaATCCACATTGCTCAAGTCTTTCAAATACCGCATATAACGCTTTCAAATGATCTTCGTCATTTTTTCCTGTGCAGTATATGTTATCAAGATACGCAATTACGCCTTCAATTCCCGCTATACATTGTTCGATTTTCCGTTGGAAATCTTCCGGGCCCGATGCTATACCTTCCGTCATTTTCGTGTATCGGTAGAGACCTTTATGCGTTATAATAGTTAAGTAATCCCGACTACTTTCTTCTACTGGAATTTGCATGTAAGCATGCTGGAGATCAATCTGTGAAAACGTTTTGCCGTTTCTTAACGCTATAAAAATCTTGTCGATCAGAGGTATCGGGTGtctatctttaattaaacacGGATTTAAGGTCAATTTGAAATTGCCACAGATCCTAACTGATCCATCCGATTTTATTACTGGCACGACCGGTGTCGCCCATTCGCTAACGTCCCCAGGGAGAAACGCAAGATCGGATAGACGTCTATTAGATGTCGGAGCCATCTAATCTAAAACAACGTCtagaaatatcttaattagaTGTTATGTGATTTTATGCCACTGCGTTTTCTTAGAGATAGTTCAAACCTAATATTCACACAATAACGGTGCATTGTTCATAAAACACTTTTTTGAGCTCAATTTACTTTTCGACATCTAATAAACATCTAATAGACGTCTAAGTAAATGACACGTAATGAATTTGAAAAGACGTCTAATCGACATCGATACGACGTCGATATCGGGACATGCAGGCGGCTACTTCGTTCTGCTGCtgctaaatataattatatgtacacaataattgatattaattaatctttaattaaaattagactTTTACGGAATGCTGTACGTTATAGTGATTGATTTTTTCGCGGGCGTCATTATTAGCTAATTAATGCtggttattaatatttgattgtCTACACTGGCGTCGCGCCCTTTTACCGCGCGTAAAGAGCCTATAGGAGAGAGTAGCACCAACGCGCCACTCTCTGATTGACTGGAGTAACGTCACGTGACCAATGAGCGCCTCTCTAGCTCTCTCCTAGAAGCTCGCTCTAACCGCGCGGGAAACGTTGTTGTTCTCGCGCTCGCGACGCTCGCGTCTCGTTAAGTCGTGCAGTCCCATCGTCCTGTGTCCTGTGTGTGTGCAGCAATCGACTAAAGAGTTTCGGTCGCGCGCCCGTGGATCCGCGTTTCTATATCGCGTTTCGGGTTTTATCTCGACCGGCGTCGGTTGTCATACGTATATGCGACGCATCCGTGCCGGGTGGTGGCGATCGCGAGCGGGTTATCCGGGCCAGATCTGGCCGTGCGTGTTTTGCCGTGTTTCGGCCGGGGCGTTAATGGTCGTGGGTCCGCGGATCCGCGTTTCCACTGCGTGTTGAGGTTTTCGTGGTTTTCGTCGGGAGTGTTGGCGAGCGGATTCGGGCCAGTTCTGGCCGGAACTagagcaattatatttttggatgACTGTATAATTGCGAGCtggattttttttgttcatctGGATCGACTCATCCGTTACATCGACTAAAGATCAATCGAAATGGATAAAACAGATAAACCGGTAAGTACAGTAGTAcacattattttcagatctagAATATTCTCGAGCAAGCCATACGTTTTCGCCTTGCTGTCGGCGGCCTTGGCGCTCGGTCACGGGCCAGCCGTGTGTACACgttgtttttttacatagaCTCGCGCTCAGTAATAACGCGCTATACACTACTTCTCGCTGTTGCTGGGTCGACTTTCGCCACGATTCGAAAGATATTATTCAGATCGTTGgaatttttgagaaaacaTTTGCCATTGATCGAGACTATTGTTGTTGGCACTGGTTCCCGGTATAAATTATCTCCGCACTCTGGCGTTCCTTTAAGTTGGTCATTagacattataattataatcgagTCAAAAGAAGTTGTCGTATTTAATGCTTGTGCCGTGGATTATTGCTCGTGTCGTGTATATCGCTCGTGTCGTATACGCCGCTCGTGCCGTAACACCGCGTGCAACACACCCTGATATCTAATCGTAACGCCATAGATATTGGAGTTGCaagtctttattatttattattagattatatatttctttacttgATAAAATGTAACGTCGGATTTACGTATCTGTTGTTTCTGTATCAATCTCCTTTTATTTCAGTGTTACTATTTGAAATCTCTTCTTTTGGGAAATGATGAAGCTCGAGCAGTATCTAAACTTATGTCAAACCTCATGAGTAACTCTCTTGCCCAAGAGTATAACTTCGATGGTCATGGAACTAAATTGGCTTTCAAATCCACAAAATTATGGGAATTGGTACAAGGTATAATGTCTGAATGAGTAGTTGAGTTCCGTGAAATGTATGTGCGCatgtgcatatatgtatatataaaatgcgcTTTTCAGAATCTAGctagttctttttttttagcaaatgttgatattttttaatccatacgtttatttttttaggtacattgttgttaaaatttgaagaaagtGATCTGAGTGAAGCATTGAAGTCTCTCAGATCATGGCTGCGAAATGCCAAAGGAAGAATGAAACCTGCACATTAGTATTACAGGTATTGTGATGTAGAAATATCGACATGCTCTTTTTACGTCGGAACGAAGTGACACCACCAGAGGTGCAAGATAGTTCAAGCTTTTGATACACTGCAAGATAGaccaaataattttgtaagagGACCCTGCGGGGTGTTTATCGCGAAAAGCCACTGTTGCGATGGCCGAGTCTCGTAGATCATCCTAGTAGGACAATCATAGAGTTACGCGTTTGTGTTTAGACGcgctattaaattttattttattttatttttttatttttacgattcCGACAAAAATGTGGGAGCGAGGGTTCATAGAGAGAGAGTGGATTTGTGAATCTGGCGTTCAATTGCGGATGTCTTGTTATAAACATGTAAGTGCGAGTTCGTCAATTTCTGCTTAGACTTAACTATAGCAAACGAGAGAAttgctaaataataaaataattataatgacattagtatatataatacatataccatatatatatatactgataCGATACTGAAGCATCATCTTTTGTATCATTTGTTCGTTTGTTTTTATCTTACTGCGTTTgtctttcattattaatacaataccAAGATGACTCGGTTTCGACTCGGTATCttgtgtgtaaatatatatccgCTCATAAAAAAACCGTGTaagaataactaataaaaaaatatgtatacaaatgCAACGAGGGCAAGTCTTATCGACGAATCTTCCTTGCACTCCCCTTTTTCAGGATTTCTACATTCTACAGTGTTAAGTACCAAATATCAGTGTGatttaaatagtttatttaacataCTCGTATTAAATACACCAACTTGTATGGGATACAACGCAATAAGCAGACCGGATGAGCAAAAAGGTCTGTCGATATTCAGAACCGTTGTTTAAAACAATGAATTATTTCGCTGCTAATTTCAATTAGTGAGAATAGATGCGAGTTCTGAATACAGACTACGAAGAACGCTAGGAGTGaataaagaatgaaaaaaaaaggatgagTAAGTAACGAACCTCTTTGAGGAAAAGGACAGTTTTCGAGAGACAGAAGGCACGTAGGATGATctaacatttatatgtatgtactcCTTGGTAACATTTTTCccagaaattaaatattttgaaaaatactgTGCCATACTTTAAATTCCTTATCTTGTATAAATGAgtacgtattattatttagtaataagTAAATTAGTCCTTTTACTTTAGAGGTAGGTCTATTATACGTCTATAATACGTCTATTACGCAGAACGTCTATTAGACGTCTATTATATGCGTCTAAAAGAGGCCACTTAGACGTCTATCTAGATGCGTCTATCGATCTAAGTTAGATGCGTCTGATAGACGTTTGCTAGATGTCTATCCGATCTCGCGATTCTCCCTGGGTCAATCTTCTCAAGATGACCTAATGAGACTAACCTTTTTAATTCGTCTTCCACTTTACTCGCTAGTGCAAAAAGTAAATGTCTCGCTTTAATGCTACAGGCTTTGcatcttctttaattcttaattttaacatcCCCTTGTTATAACAACCTGGACCCTTTCCAAACAATTTTGGGAACTTTGTTGCAAAATCTCTCGTTacgttcaaattaattttgtagcaatccattaatttattattaatttctaacgGCCATAATCCTAGTGCTTTTAACTATTGCCTACCAATTAAAATCGGACCGTTACCTTTCATAACTCTCATTTTAAGAGTTGCACTTCGTTTGcccaattttacatttaaattattcattattcctTAATTCGTGTTCCAGTGGAACTTTACCGTACGCATTCAATGACATGTTACtcttttcaattttgcatTCTGGgagatatttatctttatctttcctAGAGATCACCGTTACGTACGAGCCTGTATCGATTTCCATTCTTATCGCATTAATCATTACCTTTAAATACATAGGATCTGCTATCATATTTAC
This genomic stretch from Temnothorax longispinosus isolate EJ_2023e chromosome 9, Tlon_JGU_v1, whole genome shotgun sequence harbors:
- the LOC139819129 gene encoding uncharacterized protein, which gives rise to MDKTDKPCYYLKSLLLGNDEARAVSKLMSNLMSNSLAQEYNFDGHGTKLAFKSTKLWELVQGTLLLKFEESDLSEALKSLRSWLRNAKGRMKPAH